GCAGGGAGTCCGGTTCTGGCCTGACTGGTTCTACATCCCGCCGTATATGGAGATGCACGATATTGATGGGCGGCGGGTTTACCCGCGAGCGCCTGGCATCCACACGGTCCAGATCCACACGGGCCGGCGCAAGTTTGCGCAGATGGGCCGGGTCCGGGATTTCAGCCCGGCAAATGGAGGGTACACCAGTCCGGTCTTCGAGATCCGGATTGCGGAGAGTACCGATGTTTGAAAATGAAATGCAGACCCGGGCCGCTATATGCGGTACCGGGATCCTGCTCGGGCTGGTCTTGGTGCTGGCCCACCTCCCAATTATCCTGCTCATCGGCCCGATCATCATCCTCTTCCTCGGCATCATTGCCGATCCTGAAGAGACACACGCGGTCTGGTACGGGATGCTGAATACGCTGGGAATCTTCGATCTCTCCGCACTAACAGACATTGAGCGGCTGACCTATGCCGAGAAACGGCATTACTTCTGGTTTGGCGAGGTGGAGATGGCCGCGATTCTGGCCGGCATGTTTGCGGCCCCGCTCGGGATCTTTATGGCAGGCCGGACGGAACCCACCCTCGCATTCGTCGGCGCTGCGGTCCTGTTCCTGCCGCTCTTTGTATTCCTGCCAAAGCTGATCCAGCGGGCGATGAAGGCGGATGCGGATGCAGCGATCGAGGCGTTCGGGAAGAACGAGCAGGTGAAGAAAGTCTTCTGGACCTTCTTCCTCGGGATGGCCGGGCTGGTCCTGGCCCGGGTCGTGGACCCGGCAACAGCTCAGCAGATTGTCGGGTTGATCACGGGGATTGGGATATAAACTCCCATTTTTCTTCGACGGAATACCTGAAAATGCAGGGTACAAACCCTCAGGGAAAATAAGCCCTATACGGGCCCCGTTTACCCGTCTCCCATCCGGTCCAATACCGGAAAATCCCGTATTGCCCTCTTTTTTAGTTCCTGTGGAAAAAAAGCCCAATTATGGCGCAGTTTGCCAAAATAAGGCAGAATTGCACCTCGTATAACCGCTACCAAAGGCCCTTAAATCGTGCCGGTTTTAGCCACCTATTTTACCCCATCCGGGCACCGGAAAGGCTGCCGGAATGCGATTATGAAGGTCTTTTTTTCCGACGGAGGTTCTAAAAATAGGTATTTCGGGGGTATTCAGATATAATCTCTCATTTTCTTAACGAGAGCAAGACTTTTGGCTGCCTCATCTTTCTTTGCTTTTTCAATCGCAGCAATAATTTGTTTGATCGGTACAGCGAGTGAATAGATTTTCTGTGGCCGGCCTTTATGCTGGGACGGTGCCTCGCCAGTCTTGATCCAGCCTTGCCCGGACAGATATTTGATCGCGATGCTCACTTCA
Above is a window of uncultured Methanoregula sp. DNA encoding:
- a CDS encoding MarR family transcriptional regulator — protein: MKEQSVLLFTDKEEEFVNLLIEIGTKKTVAQMLVFLANTPEATSRDLERGTDLRQPEVSIAIKYLSGQGWIKTGEAPSQHKGRPQKIYSLAVPIKQIIAAIEKAKKDEAAKSLALVKKMRDYI